DNA from Homo sapiens chromosome 1, GRCh38.p14 Primary Assembly:
TATTCTTCACCAACAGTTGCACATCTGACAGTTTTGGCTACATATCTAGCTCTCCTTTATCATATGAGTGATTTATAACAAGAACATGTTAAATTCTCTGTGCTGAGTCTCTAAGGATTCATATGTCTCAATCTATTGCCAACACTAGTCATTCCTGGGATGCTAATTTCTGCCCAGGATTTCTACTTCTTGAAAGGTGAGGGGAAGGACCAGTGACATTTTAGTAAAggggatgtaaaaaaaaaaatttttttttgagttggggtctcactctgttgctcaggctacagtgcagtggcatgatcgtagttcattgcagcctcgaactcctgggctcaattgatccccCTTCCTCCTACAAGCAATTTTTGGGAACAGTAAAATAATCGTGTTAGTCCCAGGATCCTGGCTCCCCCTTGTCAAGTGTCAGTACTGCCTGTTGaggttattattttgttattatgtcACACACTATCTTCCTTAGAGTTCTCAGGCGGGATCACAGGTCCGACGCTAGATCAGTAcctaaggttttcttttcttctttatttaacaGTGTACTCCTTGGATGGGATTCTGGTGTTTGGTTTGCTCTTTGTTTGCACCTGTGCCTACTTCAAGAAAGTACCTCGTCTCAAAACCTGGCTGCTATCAGAGAAGAAGGGTGTTTGGGGTGTGTTTTACAAAGGTGAGGCCATGTCTGGACAGGGAGAAGAGACTGCCATCTCTGGACAGTGTGGAGCTACAAAGTAGGGAGTACAGTGAGCTGGGATtatatttggtttcatttttagaaaaaaatccctCCGATTGGGTCTGAGAGTCTGGAAAATTAATCATTCTCCAAAGTTGAGGGAAGAGGTAAAAGttaaaatttgctgggtgtgatggctcatgcctataatctcagcactttggggggccaaggcaggaggattgcttgtgtccaggagttgtagatcagcccgggcaacacagtgagaccccatttctacaaaatatacaaaaattagccaggtatggtggcacgtgcctgtagtcccagttactcaggagactgaggtgggaggattgcttgagcctaggaggttgaggctgcagtgagccatggtggagccactgcactccagcccaggtgacagggtgagaccctgtctcaaaaaaaaaaaaaattatttaaaaacataattgtcTATTTTAGCAtccagatgatttttgtattctcCATGGAGTAAAAGTATACACATCAAATCATTTTAGGCTGGGGTGGAATTCCTCCCTtcagtgggaaaaaaatttttctacggaaaatttttcttgattttctgtaAATGGTACATTGGAGTCTGTTTTAAGGTTTGAGTTAATTAACTCAGAtgcttttttgtactttttatttgaGGCACATTCATTTGGAATCCTATctacctaaatttttttttgaaaaaggacaaaatataaacaaacagtATATTCACCTAGACCCTAAAGCATAAGGATAGCATTTAGAAACATCTCagaggccggatgcggtggctcatgcctgtaatcccaacactttgggaggccgaggagggcagatcacccaaggtcaggagttcgagaccagcctggccaacatggtgaaaccctgtctctactaaaaatacaaaaattagccagggagccgggcacggtggctcacgcctgtaattccagcactttaggaggccaaggtgggtggatcacctgaggtcaagagttcaagaccagcctggccaagatggtgaaaccccatctctactaaaaatacaaaaattagctgggcatggtggcaggcgcctgtaatctcagctactcaagaggctgaggcaggagaattgcttgaacccgggtggcagaggttgcagtgagccgagatcgcgccactgcactccagcctggccgacagagtgagactgcctccaaaaataaaataaaaacatcccaGGCCCTTGAGAGCGTTGATATGTCTGTCTGTGACTAGAGACTTCAAAATATCACCTTGAAAGTGAGGACTTCGGTGAAGGGCAGGGTgtgatttcttctctcttttgcctGCTAGCCGCTGTGATTGGAACCAGGCTGCATGCTGCTGTGGCAATTGCTTGTGTTGTAATGGCCTTTTACGTCCTGTTTATAAAATGAATTCCAAAGCACCCAAGTCATCAACTGCCAACCAAGGGGACGGGGATGAAGAACCTGTTGGAGACCTGAACCCAGTGTAGGAGAGTTCAGCTGAAATCATCGGTCCCCAGGATGACACCACAGCATCTGCCCCTGCTATATGTGGGGAAAACTCATGGTCACGAACATTATTTATGCTTCAGGGGACTACAGAAAGCCAGCTTCCTTTGATCTATGTGTAAATCAGTCCTTGGCAGAGTGCATATAATGTCCGGATAAATTACACCCCTCGGTGATAAGATTACATACCTCCTTCATAAAAACCTGTCATCCTGTTTTGTTCTTCAGCTCCTCATCAGGATCTTTTCAAACTGAGGCTCATTAGGGAAGGAACTAGGCTGTGTTCAGACTTCTTTTGAAGAGAGAGAATTTTCAAGACTTCTTTTCACTCTTTGATTTGGATCTGGCAAATTGGGGAGGGGATGCTGGGTGGGAAACAGTTATGAAATGCCAAGAAATTCTTTGGCTTTAGAAATTTATCTTTCATGTACCCATCCGGGAACATAAAAGAGAGGCATAGTGCTCATTGCAAAAAGAGAACAGATGAAGTAGCTGTGTTATGTGCTGGTATCTTGAGAGTTTTGCCAAGAAAATCTGGGCCTACATAAAATTTGAGAATTATCTGTGTGATGAGACCAGAAAGCAGTGGCTTAGACAAGAAAAAATCTTTCTGTTCACCAGTATCCTCAAATGGAGACTTCACTTGATCAGATGGTATATGAAAAATGAATCAACTATTGCTATTTCGTAaaacctttttatattttctaaatttacttaGTGCTAAATACTGTTACTCAGTTTTAAATGCCACGACTAGGGGAAAAAGAAACTATTGAAGAAATAATTGTTTAGTATATTTGCAGTTGgggtagaagaaagaaatctagTATATTGATTCATATACTAGTAAATTCATCTAGTATAAGAACTTGTGATGTTAGATTGAAGTTTTGTCATCTTATAAAAGACAACaaacttattttctgtttaagtCTGAGTGTTATGGCAATTTTTAGTTGATTACTTATTTTTCTTagccaaattttaattttcttcatattgcATTGCTCTTTAGTTGTCTCTGGAAATTCTATTTACTTTAAGGACATGAGAAATTCAAATGAGAGAAGTTGCTGATATTCATCAGTGTGTTTGGACAGTTCATAGGGTCCACAAATCAAATGAGGTTGTTTCCTgaagtagaagaaaacagaactTTGCAATTGATACTGAAGTACTTTGCCATGGAGTTAGTAACTCCTGAGCAGACCATTTTAGATGGCTCAGCATTTGGCAGGAAGACTTCTCCATTCCCTGCTTATATCTATGGAAGGATCAGCTGTTGGATGTCTAGaacttctctatttaaaaaaaaagagtaggtctaaaattaaattattataagcAAGCATAGACATGGGTCTTCCAGTTGAATTGTCCATTACCGTAAAACTTAATGGTGGACAAGTTAGCTGTGGTTGATTCCTGTGTGGCAGTAAATTGTCTTCTGTCTGCTTACTCCAAATAATAAAAGCTGCTAGGAAGTTTAGATTTTGAAATAGGCAGTTTAATGCTTTGAGGGTTTCTAGAAATACAGAAAGTCATCAAGTAAACACTGCATGTCTAATCATCTCAGAGTTGTGGCTGTTATCTCTTCAGGAATTGGTCCACAGGGTAAATTTCAACAATTCATACGTTTTCCATTGTCATTTCTGAGGACCTTTGAGATGAGAGAAAGGAAATCTAGTGGAACAGGAAAGAGAGTTACACCTTGTGGGTGTGAGTTTGGGACCTGTTGGCAGAAGGGAATGTCACTCCCTGGAAACAGGTTCAGCATGTTTGCACTTGTTATTTTGTAGctttaatgatttttgttttctaataggGCAAATGTCTCTAAGCTTGGTGTTTAGAGCTGCTTCATATTTTAAACTAGTTCCATTCCACAGTTCTAGTTCAAACCAGTTTTTACAGCCTCCTGGGTGGGTCGTCTTGACCCAAACTCTTGTGTTGTTACATTTTGAGAGGTTTTCATACCAGAATGTACCAAAAAGTGCACAAGGTAAAGGTAATTTACAGCCAGAAACAAATAtacatttgtttcatttcttgaCTTTCCCTAAGCAGATAAGCAGAAACTTGTTTAACTCATTACTTTGTTTGATGTGTCTTACATATTTTTGACTAAAAGTTATAGAATGTTATTCCTCTGGGGGAATCTTTTACAGGTGGAGGAATGGGGATAGCAGTATTGCCTCAGATTCAAACTGGCATCACCATAAACCCTGTAGGCCAGGGTGGAATGAAGTCAGCTCCTTTTTATAgttgaaatacaattttttattcaCCATTGTCTGCACAAATCCttgaaaataaacctttttttccctACAGTCTTTGTCAATTTATTTGTCACATGCTGAATTTATTGAAGTTTGTTCAGTCCTCCCCTGGGTTCAGTTCATAGCCTACCTTTTTAGTTCACATTAGTAAATACCATCATTCCTGTTATCCCATTGTGAGAGCATTGAATGTATTATATAGTTAAGAATCTATGATGGCCTAGTTTTCTCCTTTAGGGCAGCTGAGACAGATATATCTAGAGATATCTATAactagatatatatatgtatatatgatatgcTGAgatatatataactaaatataaatgcatgtaGTAAGTTTTCATATATATACGAATaagatattcatatatatgtgaatgAATAAGTATTGAGGTATATGAATGAAATAAGGTAGATAGCACCCCCAATACATTCCATCTGCTATTGCTATTAAAATACAAGTATCATCTGCTCTAAACAGTCATAAACATCTTCATTCAAATGAAGTTAACAAGTTAACCAGCCAGACACCTAGAAAATCCTTGagccagactttgggaggctgaagcgggtggatcacttgacgttaggtgttcgagaccagtctgcccaacatggtgaaactctgtctctactaaaaatacgaaaaaagaatgtgtcactgcactccaggctaggtgacagagcgagactccgtctcaaaaaaaaaataaaaaataaaaaaaatccttgagcCAGCGGGATTCTGGCACATACAATGGGTACTTTCCcccttatttgtttatttcaagtGCCTGGTGAGACTGGCACAAGTACAAATTAGAACTTAAATCATTTTGTACTACTCTCCAAAATTCTTCTGATTTCTACCCCCCAACACCCATTtcattgaaaaaggaaaaagaaggaattgAGCCATTAAAATTATGCTTTCTAATGTGAGAGGAGCTAATTCTGCTTATATAACCACTGCTATTTTACACTCTACTCATTCTGGAACTTGGAAGTCAACGTATGTTTTAATAGATATGACCATAAATGAAGGCTCAAAAATTTGGGTGCCACAGCATTAAGTTGTGGGCAGACTTAGGGCTCTCTAAGTGGGGACAGGAATATGCCTTCCTATCTGTACCCATTTCATAGATATCCTGACTTCCTAATATTTGGATTTAAATACAGTATtcttggctgtgtgcagtggcttaagtctataatcccagcactttgggaaaccaaggcaagaggatcgcttgagcccaggagtttaagaccagactgggcaacgtagtgagacctctgtctacaaaaatgtgttttaaaaagtagccaggtgtgggcctgatgcggtggctcatgcctgtaatcccagcacttgggaggctgaggctgatggaccacaaggtcaggagatcaagaccatcctggctaacacggtgaaacctcgtctctactaaaaatacaaaaaattagctgggcatggtggcacgcacctgtaatcccagctactcaggaggctgagacaggagaatcgcttgaacctgggaagcggaggttgcagtgagtccagatggcaccactgcactccagcctgggtcacagagcgagactcctcaaaaaaaaaaaagaaaaaaagtagccaggtgttacctgtggtcccagcaacttgggaggcttaggtgggaggatcaattgagcccagaaggttgaggctgcagtgagtcatgattgtaccactgcactccagcataggagacagagcaagaccctgtctcaaataagtacatacatacatacatacatacatacgtactcTATTCCTTACCTTTCCCTTTGGTAAAATGATGTTTGCCTTCTCCCTAGGGAGAAGgggctactggggaagctgatgCTCCCCATGGTAATGACCAGAGATTGATGTCTTCTTGGAAAAGAAGTCACTCACCTATGAATATCCTGAAGTTGAATCATATTtaaaaagggctgggcgcggtggctcatgcctgtaatcccagcactttgggaggccgaggcaggcagatcacctgaggtcgggggttcgagaccagcctgaccaacatggagaaactctaactctactaaaaatacaaaattagcagggcgtggtggcacatgcctgtaatcccagctacttgggaggctgaggcaggagaattgcttgaacccgggaggcggaggtttcggtgaaccgagatcacgccatggcactccagcccaggcaacaagaacgaaactccgtctcaaaaaaatttaaggccgggcgcggtggctcacacctgtaatcccagcactttgggagtctgaggcgggcggatcacctgaggtcaagagttcaggaccagcctggccaacacggtgaaaccccaagtctactaaaaatacaaaaattagccgggcgtggtggcgggcgtctgtaatcccagctacttgggaggctgaggcagaagaatcgctcgaacacaggaggtggaggttgcagtgaaccgagatcgcaccactgcactccagcctgggtgacagagctggactccgtctataaaaaaaagaaagaaattgggccgggcgcagtggctcacgcctgtgatcccagcactgtgggaggccaaggcgggcggatcacgaggtcagcagttcgagatcagcgtggccaacatgatgaaaccctatctctactaaaaatacataaattagccaggcatagtggcggacccctgtaatcccagctactccggaggctgaggcaggagaattacttgaacccgggaggcagaggttgcagtgagccgagaccgtgccattgcactgcagcctgggcgacagagcgagtctccatttcaaaaagaaagaaagaaattgaagacaaatTAAAGTCACGatcacagaaaaactaaagatATGTATATAACTATGTAGTTATACAAAGGTCAAAAGGCTAAGTGCCGTGGCCatcgcctgtggtcccagctactcaggaggctgaggtgggaggatcacttgatctaGGAGCAATGAGCCGTgttcgcgctactgcactccagcctgggcgacacagcaagaacgggtctccaaaaaaaaaaaaccacgattCTGTAAGGTGGAAATTAGTACTGCCTTTTCCTGGGACCTATGTTCCCCTCCGAGCCACGCGAGGGCAGCAACGCGCGCACTCTGAGGAACACCCCCTTCCTCAGGACTCGTCCGCCTGTGCTCGGTGGTTTCTCCCAGAATCCTCCAAGGCGCGGGAGGGGGCGGAGAGCTTAAAAGTCGCGGGGGGAGCGGACTTCCGCTGTTTTAGGGAGGGAGAGCGGCCTGGGTCCTGGGTGTTGTGTGCGGAGCTGTGGCGTCGCGTGTGAGGCGCGTGCAGGGTGAGTGTGAGTGGACgcgtgagtgtgtgagtgtgcgcGCTTGGAGCGTGTTAGGCGAGTGCGTGCGCCCACCCCTGCGCCCCTCCTCCCGCTTACACTTTGATCTTATTTGATCGGATCGTGACCCCAGCCCCGCCGGGCCGACCCGAAATGAAAAGCTCTCCTCCTGCGAAGCCCCCTCGGGGCGCTGTGCAGCGAGGCCCCTTAGGCGGCGGCCACGCTGTGGTCCCCGAGGTCCCGGAGCTGGCCCTGCGGGGCCCGGCGCTCAGAAGTGATGAATTGATCAGATAGACGAGGCCGGGCTTGTCCCCGGCCACTGATTATCGAGGCGATTCTGATCTGGGCACGGCCACCGGGCTGCGGGCTGCCGGTGGCGTAGGGGCGAGCACGTGAacggcggcggcgggcggggaTGCTGAGCGCGGTGGCCAAGGGTAAATGAGCCGCTGCCCCTCCCCCTGGAGCTGGAAGGTCGCGGAGGCCTTTTTGGCCGCTGATATACTTTCCTCCCACTTTCCCatttctccttgtttttcttttttcttttgttcctttttttttttttttgagacagggtcttgctctgtcgcccagactggagtgcagaaccgcaatatcggctcactgcaacttcgacctccttggctcaagcgatcctcacatCTCTGTCTCCCGaataggtggaactacaggcgcgcgtcaccacgctcggctaatttttgtatcttttggtagagacggggtttcaccatgttttgccaggctggtctcgaactccagcctcaagtgatccgcccgcctcggcttcccaaagtgctgggattacaggcatgagccaccgcgcccggccccttttttagtttttctttctttcttttttttttttgaaacggtctcactctgtttctcaggctggagtgcagtggcgcaatcatagttcactgcagtctcgacctcccaggctcaagagattctcctacctcagcctgcccagtagctgggactatcagtGCACGCCATAACGCCAGTCctctccttgtttttctttaggcttggcttgactttttttttttttttttttttgagacggagtcttgctctgtcgcccaggctggagtgcagtggcacgatctcggctcactgcaagctccgcctcccgggttcacgccattctgcctcagcctcccgagtggctgggactacaggcgcccaccaccacgcccggctaaatttttgtattttttagtagagacggggtttcaccatgttagccaggatggtctcgatctcctgacctggtgatccacccacctcggcctcccaaagtgctgggattacaggcgtgagctacggcGCCCGGCCGGCTTGACATTTTTTGTATGCTACCAACACTTGTATCCCCAGGGCTAACGGCATGGTACAGCATCTGCCGCTAAGGGTTATACACACACTGTCTAGTATGTCCTTATACATGTATATGTCCATTAAGAGAACATGAAATGTTCCAGGGACACTCCTGGAATATACTGAATTAGAATTATCAGGGAGGTCTAGGAAtccatgtttttaaaagcaaatgccTTTTTTTGATGTTTAGTATCTCAACCTCCATAATGTGATTATCCAGGTAGTCATGCCTCTGCCACCTTAAGCCACTCTAAATAATGAGATCTGAAACTTCATATAGCCACTTGGCAGCAGATATGTGAATAGGTCGGAAAGTCTGGGTGGAAGGggactctattt
Protein-coding regions in this window:
- the TMEM167B gene encoding protein kish-B isoform 2 (isoform 2 is encoded by transcript variant 2) translates to MTNVYSLDGILVFGLLFVCTCAYFKKVPRLKTWLLSEKKGVWGVFYKGEAMSGQGEETAISGQCGATNRCDWNQAACCCGNCLCCNGLLRPVYKMNSKAPKSSTANQGDGDEEPVGDLNPV
- the TMEM167B gene encoding protein kish-B isoform 1 precursor (isoform 1 precursor is encoded by transcript variant 1), yielding MTNVYSLDGILVFGLLFVCTCAYFKKVPRLKTWLLSEKKGVWGVFYKAAVIGTRLHAAVAIACVVMAFYVLFIK